A window of Aquitalea denitrificans contains these coding sequences:
- a CDS encoding slipin family protein has product MNPITFFIVVSLLAIGAGIGMLGSTWLAVMVWCLGILIGMSLKMANTWQKFVVLRAGKLQGVRGPGLFAIIPVLDSVVAIIDERIQTTAFNAEQALTRDTVPVNVDAVIFWHVHNAQKAALAITDFQQAIDRVAQTSLREMIGSSMLAALLSDRRAADQQLCTDIGHKTSEWGITVSSVEVRDVAIPVALQDAMSRQAQAEREKQARIILGAAEAEIAGQFVQAARIYQAQPGALQLRAMNIIYETTKERGTTILIPSTLVDSMNPAVMALAVTASSILPSEENITPGSE; this is encoded by the coding sequence GTGAACCCTATTACCTTTTTCATTGTTGTCAGTTTGCTCGCCATTGGCGCTGGTATCGGCATGCTGGGGAGTACCTGGCTGGCGGTCATGGTCTGGTGCCTTGGCATCCTGATTGGCATGTCACTCAAAATGGCTAATACCTGGCAGAAATTTGTAGTACTACGTGCGGGCAAACTGCAAGGCGTGCGCGGGCCGGGCCTGTTTGCAATCATCCCCGTCCTGGATAGCGTGGTAGCCATTATTGACGAGCGCATCCAGACAACTGCATTCAATGCCGAGCAGGCACTTACTCGGGATACCGTACCGGTCAATGTTGATGCTGTCATTTTCTGGCATGTACACAATGCGCAAAAGGCTGCGTTGGCAATTACCGATTTTCAACAGGCCATTGACAGGGTAGCCCAGACTTCGCTGCGGGAAATGATTGGTTCTTCAATGTTGGCGGCATTGTTATCAGACCGGCGCGCCGCAGACCAGCAACTGTGCACAGATATTGGTCATAAAACCAGTGAGTGGGGCATTACGGTCAGCTCGGTGGAAGTAAGAGATGTTGCCATTCCTGTGGCATTACAGGATGCCATGTCACGCCAGGCACAGGCTGAGCGTGAGAAGCAGGCCCGTATTATTCTTGGCGCTGCGGAGGCTGAAATTGCTGGACAGTTTGTCCAGGCCGCTCGTATTTACCAGGCGCAGCCCGGAGCGCTGCAGCTGCGTGCGATGAACATCATCTACGAAACAACAAAGGAGCGAGGAACCACCATTCTGATTCCCAGCACCTTGGTGGACAGCATGAACCCTGCTGTTATGGCTTTGGCAGTCACCGCAAGTAGCATTCTGCCTTCCGAAGAAAACATTACACCTGGATCAGAATGA